The DNA segment GCACGCTCACCGGACCACCGCACACGCATCGGGGCGCACTTTATGGCTCATCATGCAATCAATATCTCAAAACGGTCACCTGGTGCCATTGCCATCCCCTGCATCGCCCTACGCATGACAACGACGCAACAAAAGCCATCCGACATCCGACTGGTGGTGTGAGCAAGACAGCACCATATTAACACCTTCCCGTACAGAGATGAACGTTGGGGGAATACGGCACGGAATTACACGCATAAACCCCACAACCTCCATTCCTGCATCCTTCACACGCCGAACCAAACGACCGTCTTCGAGACACCCAGCAAGACAGACAGTCAGACAGACCTACAGACAGTCAGAGCCCGGAAAATCCCGCTCGCGTGGCACAACGATTCCGACCGAGCGCAATCTTCGCTTGAGACATTTTCACCGcatccccccctccccttccacCCAATCGATCGGACGGCACACCTGCCAGGCCCTCAACAGGTGAGGCAAATGGTGCCGGGCAAAGGCGTTCACCTGTCCGTCGGCAGTCGATTACCTCACAAGAAAGCAAAACGCCAAACGCGCTCCCTCCGCACAAGCAATCGCTCTATCTTGCTCGCACTCTCCACACTTAAAGCTACATTTTGCTCAAAAACACTCGCACCCACGCACCAGCAAGCCAAGGCACGCTTCCAGTCCGGTCCTAAATCGGTGGTGCGGCTTTAATGTGAATTTTCCCGCCCTTGGGGTGACATCGACGTTTCGGGGCGCAACGCTGGCAGGGCTGTTCGTTCATTTTGCTTGCGTTCGCCTCAGCCGTGGGAGCGTAAAAAGGTCGGAAAACGACCGTTCGAAACGTGGACAGGACGAACTCGGGACGGGTCGATGAACGCGCTTCCTCGCTGTGGCAAGAGCATTCATCCTGCATCGTTCGGGGCGTGAGAAAGCGAACGGCTTGCACTGAACTTTCTCACCAACGAGCAGCTTGCGTACAAGTTCTTGCGTTCCGAGTGCTGCTTGTGTACAAAATGCGCAAGAAATCGAATTCAATACGGCGTCATCTTCGCCGTGAGAAAGTAAAGTTCAAGGTCATCGGCAAGGAAAACCCCTACCACCGCCGGCTTTCAACGTGTCTTACACCCACCGGACTTGTTGTACATGAACATCAACACTGCTTGTGAACGTTATGAAGAGCCTGCAATCTTGGGGCGAAAGTTTATGCATAGTAGACGcaattttctctattttttcaTGAGGCTATTTTTATGTACAGTTGTCGTGGGCAGAAATCAAATTACATCAACGCGTTCTATTTCCAGCCACACGCACGTTTCACCCAAAAGATAAACATACTCTCGTGGTTTTGGTTcaatctctcgctctctccctctctcgtaCAGCTTCATTCTCACAGAATTGCTCAAAGTTTTCCAGCTCAAAGGACACAGGTATTGCGTTCCATTCAggaaaaacgaacgaaaacgaCAAAGCACGTGAATTCCCGGAGAACGCGTTTGCTGTACCAGGGTTGAACGGGCTTCGAGAAAGTTCCATTGAACTGCTGGCTGATGGCCATTTATTTTACGGCTGACGAAAAGCGCAATTCTTGGGCTTACCTATTTGGCGATAGTTTTTGTTACACCTTCGTCACTTTCAATTAGtcacacacattcattcaGTTTACCTTTCGCCacttgcctttaaaatactgTAGTGCGCAcaagttttatgtttttcaaagCTTTATTTGTAATCTGTAAATGGAGTCGATGAAGCTTTCACAATGCAACAATGAATTCAATAATATGTAATGACTGCAGGTCACACACTCTACAGATGAATGCCCACATGTATCACTGTTTGCAGCACAATTGCTCGCAGTTAATTCCACTGAAATCGTTTACAAACATAAGCCCAAACACACAGTCGCGCGTAAAATAGTCAAATCGTTCGCAAAATAGTCTCTCCATCGTACTGGTGCGTCCTTGCACGTCCGAAACAAAACGCTGGCCACAACATTCGCTCGGTTGCTTTGCCCGTTCCACGAAGCTCCTCACAAAGGATGCACGGTCACGGATGGTTGTAGTTGTACTATTGAATAGCGTGCTTGTAGTAGAGTGAAAGGATGTTCCCACCAAAACGCACCCAGCAGCCAACAGGACCAAGCGAATGAACGAGTGAAATGGTTCCAACGACCACCAAGCGTGCGCTTGGCAGGATGcgcgaacacacacagcaccgaTGGCTCTCGGTGGCGCCGGAGTTCAGAGGTCGGTGCATCAGGTGCAATTGTGCGGGGTTGCATCATCAACGGCATGGTTGCACGCACGCACCTACGTCATCGCCAGTCAAAACAACGACGATTTCCCTGCAACACAGCCGGTTttcggagagagagaaagagaaacggagagagagacagcgcAGCACACAGCGTGAGCGTGAGAAAATGTTCCATCTCACGCATCGCACTTTGTTTCGCGAAAGGTATGCGATTGAACGAGATTCCTCGATGGTGGTTAGGCGAAGAGGGCCATTTTCCTCCACCCGAGTGAATCTTGCTCGCAGAGAGCATAATTTTCCTGCATGCAATGAAACATTTGCCTGCTCAGTCAGCTTGCATGGTTTTCCTTTTGGTACGCAAATTTTGGGGAAAAACTTCGGCAAGGTGCCTTTCAACAAAACGTTGAACTCGTAGTAGAATcagtaaaaaaacaatcaacattgTCATTttaagttttctttttattttcgcaATCTGATTGATATTACTTATGAATGGTCGGAATGAATTTCATATCGAAGATGAGCTTAATTTAAAGTAATGTAATAAATTTAACAAACTGAGTGCTCTTAATTTTCATCTACCCATGGTTTGATGTTATTTCCTAGAACCTCATTGTTCTGTTTAAAGCTTTAACAGGACAAAACAGTGCAAACATCATGCCGCTGTTAATTCGCCATTGTTTCCGTCAGCTCCAAAATCCTGAAAAGAGAAATTTGCACCACCGTCGTCAACAACAGGTACGTGACTGAAGGTAAAAACGCAACCAATTCTGCCCGATAACATAAAGCATGATTTAAGGATCCTGGCAGCTACATGTGCGTAGCCGCCCCGCGTCTACAGCATGTCAACTGCCGAGCGTGCTTATGGCGATGAAATGATCAATGAAAAGTCAGCGAATAACACCGGAAGAGATTTCAATGCTACTTCCCGTTGTAGTACGTTGTACGACAAATCACTGCATTCGTTAAGGTGATTCGCGTATTATTCGCCATCATTGCTGTCGCGTTCATACGCGTAGGCTCTTTCGGTATGCAACGCACGTAGCAATGATTGCTTTCGCCGGCGCAACGAACGACGAGCGAGCATAAAATGATACGGGCGAGAATGTTCGGTGCAGCTTTTTTGTCCTAAAAGGACGAATGGTTGTACCacatatttaaaattatgtttcaaAACACAGGCATTAGCCTGCAGGTGCATGTTTACCTTTACGTTTCGTATTATCATGAAATATAgcaacttttaattttttgcatatAGGCATAACTGTTTCATCTCATATGTGGAAATATTTGCATGTACATTTTTGGTTCTAACTGGTTTTTCTTTACACAGTTGCGGATGCCTATTAAATATATTTccgataattaaattaagttaaTTTATTTAGTCAAATTGGTAACATTCTGTTCTATTGGATAAATTTCTGGCTTTTGTATTACAATGCTTCTGCACCGTCACCCTGGTACATAGTACACGAACGAAATCTCGGAATCgagaaattgatttttgtcaAGCTACCATTATTAAAGTTGATAGTATATTCTTGTAATTGGCTATAACAGtcaataattataaattgaaCCACATTAATCAACAAAAAGCTCTATATAACaatatttgtataaaaaacaTTGCCAATATCTTTATTTCTATTACGGTCACCTCCTACTTGTGAGCATTGGAAGATTTATAGTTTTGTCTGAACTTTTTAAACGAAGGAGTGTGCATTAAAGTGTGTCCATCAGACTAAAATGTCAAGCAGCAAGAATTAGAATTATGATCATTGCGAAATAAGTGAATCTTTTAACCAAaagaattttattattatctttgACAGCAAAAACCTCGAGGTGGTAGATGAGGTATGctgttttgaacatttttaacTTCGGACAACGTATTCATAAGAGGAAATTAGGGTATCATATGAACATGTGGGAATCGTTTTCCAATTAAGAGGTGTTCCAACGCGACCCTCAGTTGCAACAGAACTCAGCGAAACAGTAACGCAGCTTCAGCAGTCGGGTCGGCCtttacaggctttcaagacttcTTAGCTACCACCCAGCAGGATAGTCTATCCTTCCTATGATGACCGAAGGCTCCATACGACGCTTGAGCACACGACGGATATGTTGAGAAGACGTGAAGAGAGGATGACTGTGTGACTGTATTAATTTGAGAAGAAGCGAGAAATTATATTCGTTTAAAAACATCGTAATCagcttgaaatatttcatactCACTTGAAATATATCAAACATATTTCTAACGTAGCTACTAGCCGCTAGAGGACGCTCACATCATTTCAAAATGTCTGTTACTGTAACTTCCACGAAACGCTCTGCGCAATACGTACGTTGGAAATGTCATCGATATTTCAATACGAAGTCAAACGTTAACATATTCTAAAAGTAATAATGTTTATTGTTCTAGCCTAGGTCTTAAAGACAACCGAATACCTCCCTTTCACAATTATTACTTTGGCAAATGTGTTTGTTGAACGTCCAAACTATCTTTCCATTCTGAGTCGGTTACTTCCCATCTCGTTGTTGTAGTTTTTTAACCTTTTAATGGCAAACACCCGATTCGTTCAACTATGCTTGAGTTTAACAAAAATCAAGCAGCTTGCCATTTCGTATGGACAGTTTTGCCAATCATACAATTTTTCCCACTTCCTATGGCCAACAACAATCTAccaaatcttttttttttcatattttttgttacatAATTTGACAAAGTAAGCGTCTTTTGTTGTGCTCTGTGAGAACAAGCTAGCTAAATGATTTTCTACATTAATGTAAAGTTTCTGTCACGGAGCTTTTGTTCATATAATGTATCGACCATCCTACTCCCCGTTAGCGATCTTCTTTGGCCCAGGCAGTCAGCTACAAGGCAAAGGAGACGGTATATGCACTGTTACTCGATTCCCTACACACTTCGAGGAAGACATTTGACTTAAAgttttgtgttcgttttttcgcCTTCGTTCGTCTTAATTGAGTTTTCAAGCAGCTGCGGCAGGGTGGCGTGCTCTAATTGAAACTAGGGTCAACGTATCGTCTTTTGAaaagttttccttttcctcgATGGTTCCGTTATCTGTACACGTGTACAAAATGTTCCATTGTATTGCTTTTGATATTTCTCTTCTCACCTACGCCACCGTTTCGATCGTTGGGAGAAATCTTAGCTTagttgtcttttttttacaattgttGAAGTTACTTCCGATGCAAGGGTGGAGCTCAATGTACCTTCTCTAGTCCGATCAACTTCTCGAAAAACATGCAGTAATTGCGATCATTGTTGTAGTAGAACGGATCCTCCAAGATATCCCGAGCATGGCTCAGTGTTGCAGCAGCCAGTTCACCCACGGTCCACTTGCGGTCCTTCAGCACCCGGCAAATCGTATCGAGCTGCAAACGAACAAGAATGCCATTAGTTTTATTACCGCACTGTTAAGCACATGCTAATCGAGCAAACCTTCGATAGTTTCTCGTTGCCCGCAGTGTAATAGCTAAGGTAAGGCAAACCAGCGACACTAGCGGCCATCCACTGGATCACCATTTTGAGCTGCACGTCTCCCCTTTTGCTTGCGCCACAGCCCCAGTTCCCGGTGGCAACAGGTCGTAAGTTCACATTTAGCGTGCGTTTTTGAGCAAGTTGTGATATCTGTTGTGAATGAGAAAggataaatagaaaaaaagaacaaaggTTCAGTGACTTCTTTGCAATCAGTTTCTCTGCCACTGTAAGCATACCCAACGGGACACGGATATcgagaaaatgaagaagaagtagaTAGACACAAAGAAAGTGAAGGGAAGAGATAGCACAGGTAGATATGAGAAGTGAGCACATTAGAGATAAAATATTACCTTTGCTAGTGCACGATTCGCACAAGTAGCACAACGAGCACACAGATCCTAGTAAAACTCTCGCATGCGAaacgtaaaacaaacacacacacaaaacagacgAACAAGCTCCACATACAAACGCTAGTCATAGCTACCTTCAGCACCACATCATCACACTTGATATCCTGCGTGTAGGAAACGGACCAGTTCGGTTTGTACTGCAGCAGTTTCGTTTTCAGCGACGACTGTCGCTCTAGCTTGGGCGGTGCAACCTTGGCCGGCACGGTCACTTCCGTTACCGAGCAGCCAGAGCCGCTCTGGGTCGAGCGCAACTTGTGCAGGAGCTTCCGGTGGTCGGTTCGGGTGAGCTGTATGTTGGGACACTTGAATAGCTTTGCCGGTTCCAGTGCAAGATAATCATGACACTGCATCACCCAATCAATCCGCTCGATCGATGGGATGACCCAGCAAGGAGGGGGGAGGGCATTTAGTGTGATCGTTTCATTTGTGATGTAAGATGTACGCATTTGTCAGATGACGGGATAGGCAAcgcaaaacacaaacgcacaacGCATCCAAAAGCATGTGTGACCGAATGGAAGGGTATGTGGATGAGAAGAAACGGGCACGGGCGACCCCAGGAACAACAGGACCCAGCAGGGTGGGAAGGTAAACAAAATCGGTGTGatggaaaaaagagaaaacaaatcgatttagATGGATGGTAGAACATAAGCGGATGATAGTTTTAAGCAAAATAAAGTGTCGTTGTGCGTCTAACTAATAAAGGAACTCATGGAAATCATCCACAGCCATGGCATTCAACACGGCGTATGTACAAAAGAAACAGGCAGATATCTTCGaagcaatcaaacaaaatgcgCAAAACGGTACTGCAGAAATCATTAAGTCCTCGATACTCCAAATGCTTACACGCCTCAACTAAGCCTTACGCACTACACTATAGACTCACTACGAAGCGCATCAAATCATTAAtcattgaagaagaaaaacttgTTCCATAAATACAATACTAACTCTAGTGTCTCACTAAAAAACGCTAAGCTAGGTTCTTCTCAACTGGCAAATGAAAACATTGTCCTCTGTACCAACCGACCAAACTTACCAGCTGTGCTGCCAGTTTGTGCTTGTGCTTGGCCAGCTCCAGCGAAAGTGATCGCACGTGCAACAGAATCTTTTCCTTCTGGCCCAGCGATCCGGTCCCTCCACTTCCGGCAGCGTTGTGTGAACCGGTCGAATTGGTACCGGATGCGTTCCCGCTCGTCAGGCACTCCTCGGTGAACGGAATGCCCACGAAGCTCTCGCTGAGCGTGCGCTTGAGCAATGAGTTGGCAAACTTCAGCACAGCCTCGTCCCGGGCATCCAGCTTTTTTGGCTTGTCGGTACTTATTGGTTCTTCAAGCCACCTGAAAGGGGGAAGAGCATGCGTCAGATTAGGAAGCAATATCGGAAACATCATTTGACACAGTGTCCAAACGTACTTGGCAAACTTTTCATACACCTCCTCCAGCTCCGAGCCGAGATCCGAATCAAAACTGTACTTGGACGACTCATTGGTTCCCTTCCGTTCTAGCGTCCCGTTCTGCTGTGGTCCACCAGCTGTCTTTTCCTGTGACTGCCCATTCCATTCCAGCTCATCGTAGTTGCTATCCATCGAGCCGTCCAGCACGAAGCCGCAGGATCCGCCGCGCCTGACGCGGATGTCCTGATCACGGATCTGCGATCCCGCCACGCTGATCCCGACCGCATAGCTGCTATCGTCCGTGCTCCCCGACAGTCCGTTCGTTCGGTCATGCTCTAAAGCCGCCCGCAGCTTCTGTGCAAACTCGTACCGTCGCTCGGGCGTATCCAGCTCCGACGTGTACGCGTGCGCCCGCAGTCcatcctcgtcgtcctcgtcgaaGCTGTCCTTCGCGCTGTGGAACTCGTCCTGGCTCGAACCACAGCTCGATAGTGTGTCGGGCCGCGTCaacccctgctgctgctgatagcTGTCCGGGATGCGTAGCGGATGTCGGTTCACTGGCAGACACTCGCCGGACGAACCGAGAATGATAAACTTCCCCCGACGGTTCGAACCAGTGCCGGAGCATACGGACGGTGCGTTTGGTCGTTCCGGCGATAGCCACGATCGCCGCTTGTTTATGTCCTTCTCTAGTTTGTTCGAGTCACTGCTCGAGCGCTTCGAGTTCGGTGTTGCCTGCCGAATGAAGATCGTCGTATAGACGTCTGGCGAGCCCGGCGTCGACCCTTCCCGATCCCGCTCTCCGATCGGTGACAGACGCCCTTTGCTAGACACTGTTTCTAGCTGATCAAGCTTCAGCCCTGCCCCAGTCCGCTTGTCTCCCGCTTTTGCCGCTGGAACCGTCGGCGGCTCACCCAGCGCCACTGGGCAGGATGTGTTCTGGCGGAACGCCAACAGGCACTTGTTCAACTCCCGCAGTATGTCGTCCTCCTCGAACTGCTGCGACGGCAACGCCCGGTAGTTCTCTGCGTCGATACAGCACAGGCTCGTCGCTTTCGGTTCCGCGATTCGCTCCAACAGTGGTCCCTTCTGCCGGGGATCGACGATCCGCGCCACGTGATGCACATTCTCGATCTGGAGCGACTCATTGTCCTCGAGCGACTCCACGTACAGCAGTACCGCGAGTAGCTCGGGAAAGGTACAGAACTGGATCGACTCTTGCGTGTCGCCGTCGGCCAGCACATCGCCACCAAGCCGCGCACTAGCGAACACCGTTTGCAGCATTTCCGGATCGGCCTTGTCCAGCTTGCCCTCGTGGCGTATCTCGACGTCGCACAGGGGCAGCTCGCACTCCAGCCAATCCTCGATCGTGAGCCACTGCTTGCCCGTCATCACCTTGCGGGACACTCGCAGCGAACCGTCCAGTGCCGTCCCGCTGCGCTCCAGCCAATCGAAGTAGTACAGGAAGCTGCGGAACTTTGCCCTCTGCACGGCATTGCTGTCGAATGGGGTAGGGACATGTATCGCGAAGTGCCCGTTGAAAGGAaaggtgcaaaaaaacaaacaaacaaaacaacaata comes from the Anopheles coluzzii chromosome 2, AcolN3, whole genome shotgun sequence genome and includes:
- the LOC120950617 gene encoding uncharacterized protein LOC120950617 isoform X4, with the translated sequence MTGKQWLTIEDWLECELPLCDVEIRHEGKLDKADPEMLQTVFASARLGGDVLADGDTQESIQFCTFPELLAVLLYVESLEDNESLQIENVHHVARIVDPRQKGPLLERIAEPKATSLCCIDAENYRALPSQQFEEDDILRELNKCLLAFRQNTSCPVALGEPPTVPAAKAGDKRTGAGLKLDQLETVSSKGRLSPIGERDREGSTPGSPDVYTTIFIRQATPNSKRSSSDSNKLEKDINKRRSWLSPERPNAPSVCSGTGSNRRGKFIILGSSGECLPVNRHPLRIPDSYQQQQGLTRPDTLSSCGSSQDEFHSAKDSFDEDDEDGLRAHAYTSELDTPERRYEFAQKLRAALEHDRTNGLSGSTDDSSYAVGISVAGSQIRDQDIRVRRGGSCGFVLDGSMDSNYDELEWNGQSQEKTAGGPQQNGTLERKGTNESSKYSFDSDLGSELEEVYEKFAKWLEEPISTDKPKKLDARDEAVLKFANSLLKRTLSESFVGIPFTEECLTSGNASGTNSTGSHNAAGSGGTGSLGQKEKILLHVRSLSLELAKHKHKLAAQLCHDYLALEPAKLFKCPNIQLTRTDHRKLLHKLRSTQSGSGCSVTEVTVPAKVAPPKLERQSSLKTKLLQYKPNWSVSYTQDIKCDDVVLKISQLAQKRTLNVNLRPVATGNWGCGASKRGDVQLKMVIQWMAASVAGLPYLSYYTAGNEKLSKLDTICRVLKDRKWTVGELAAATLSHARDILEDPFYYNNDRNYCMFFEKLIGLEKVH
- the LOC120950617 gene encoding uncharacterized protein LOC120950617 isoform X3, translated to MALVMLPCDLPWWSNVQKKLAQIEESSCLDVVIDVMQKLHELCNVSLDPDEDGKDTSVFDGLRHFVERTMDASERDHFLGHTIKALARHARNLKQYRPPRGLSFSLQQQADSYELSYRLVASLLANAFFSTFPKRTEKTHPTLQDFNFTHFFRGLVDNAVQRAKFRSFLYYFDWLERSGTALDGSLRVSRKVMTGKQWLTIEDWLECELPLCDVEIRHEGKLDKADPEMLQTVFASARLGGDVLADGDTQESIQFCTFPELLAVLLYVESLEDNESLQIENVHHVARIVDPRQKGPLLERIAEPKATSLCCIDAENYRALPSQQFEEDDILRELNKCLLAFRQNTSCPVALGEPPTVPAAKAGDKRTGAGLKLDQLETVSSKGRLSPIGERDREGSTPGSPDVYTTIFIRQATPNSKRSSSDSNKLEKDINKRRSWLSPERPNAPSVCSGTGSNRRGKFIILGSSGECLPVNRHPLRIPDSYQQQQGLTRPDTLSSCGSSQDEFHSAKDSFDEDDEDGLRAHAYTSELDTPERRYEFAQKLRAALEHDRTNGLSGSTDDSSYAVGISVAGSQIRDQDIRVRRGGSCGFVLDGSMDSNYDELEWNGQSQEKTAGGPQQNGTLERKGTNESSKYSFDSDLGSELEEVYEKFAKWLEEPISTDKPKKLDARDEAVLKFANSLLKRTLSESFVGIPFTEECLTSGNASGTNSTGSHNAAGSGGTGSLGQKEKILLHVRSLSLELAKHKHKLAAQLISQLAQKRTLNVNLRPVATGNWGCGASKRGDVQLKMVIQWMAASVAGLPYLSYYTAGNEKLSKLDTICRVLKDRKWTVGELAAATLSHARDILEDPFYYNNDRNYCMFFEKLIGLEKVH
- the LOC120950617 gene encoding uncharacterized protein LOC120950617 isoform X2, yielding MALVMLPCDLPWWSNVQKKLAQIEESSCLDVVIDVMQKLHELCNVSLDPDEDGKDTSVFDGLRHFVERTMDASERDHFLGHTIKALARHARNLKQYRPPRGLSFSLQQQADSYELSYRLVASLLANAFFSTFPKRTEKTHPTLQDFNFTHFFRGLVDNAVQRAKFRSFLYYFDWLERSGTALDGSLRVSRKVMTGKQWLTIEDWLECELPLCDVEIRHEGKLDKADPEMLQTVFASARLGGDVLADGDTQESIQFCTFPELLAVLLYVESLEDNESLQIENVHHVARIVDPRQKGPLLERIAEPKATSLCCIDAENYRALPSQQFEEDDILRELNKCLLAFRQNTSCPVALGEPPTVPAAKAGDKRTGAGLKLDQLETVSSKGRLSPIGERDREGSTPGSPDVYTTIFIRQATPNSKRSSSDSNKLEKDINKRRSWLSPERPNAPSVCSGTGSNRRGKFIILGSSGECLPVNRHPLRIPDSYQQQQGLTRPDTLSSCGSSQDEFHSAKDSFDEDDEDGLRAHAYTSELDTPERRYEFAQKLRAALEHDRTNGLSGSTDDSSYAVGISVAGSQIRDQDIRVRRGGSCGFVLDGSMDSNYDELEWNGQSQEKTAGGPQQNGTLERKGTNESSKYSFDSDLGSELEEVYEKFAKWLEEPISTDKPKKLDARDEAVLKFANSLLKRTLSESFVGIPFTEECLTSGNASGTNSTGSHNAAGSGGTGSLGQKEKILLHVRSLSLELAKHKHKLAAQLLTRTDHRKLLHKLRSTQSGSGCSVTEVTVPAKVAPPKLERQSSLKTKLLQYKPNWSVSYTQDIKCDDVVLKISQLAQKRTLNVNLRPVATGNWGCGASKRGDVQLKMVIQWMAASVAGLPYLSYYTAGNEKLSKLDTICRVLKDRKWTVGELAAATLSHARDILEDPFYYNNDRNYCMFFEKLIGLEKVH
- the LOC120950617 gene encoding uncharacterized protein LOC120950617 isoform X1, which codes for MALVMLPCDLPWWSNVQKKLAQIEESSCLDVVIDVMQKLHELCNVSLDPDEDGKDTSVFDGLRHFVERTMDASERDHFLGHTIKALARHARNLKQYRPPRGLSFSLQQQADSYELSYRLVASLLANAFFSTFPKRTEKTHPTLQDFNFTHFFRGLVDNAVQRAKFRSFLYYFDWLERSGTALDGSLRVSRKVMTGKQWLTIEDWLECELPLCDVEIRHEGKLDKADPEMLQTVFASARLGGDVLADGDTQESIQFCTFPELLAVLLYVESLEDNESLQIENVHHVARIVDPRQKGPLLERIAEPKATSLCCIDAENYRALPSQQFEEDDILRELNKCLLAFRQNTSCPVALGEPPTVPAAKAGDKRTGAGLKLDQLETVSSKGRLSPIGERDREGSTPGSPDVYTTIFIRQATPNSKRSSSDSNKLEKDINKRRSWLSPERPNAPSVCSGTGSNRRGKFIILGSSGECLPVNRHPLRIPDSYQQQQGLTRPDTLSSCGSSQDEFHSAKDSFDEDDEDGLRAHAYTSELDTPERRYEFAQKLRAALEHDRTNGLSGSTDDSSYAVGISVAGSQIRDQDIRVRRGGSCGFVLDGSMDSNYDELEWNGQSQEKTAGGPQQNGTLERKGTNESSKYSFDSDLGSELEEVYEKFAKWLEEPISTDKPKKLDARDEAVLKFANSLLKRTLSESFVGIPFTEECLTSGNASGTNSTGSHNAAGSGGTGSLGQKEKILLHVRSLSLELAKHKHKLAAQLCHDYLALEPAKLFKCPNIQLTRTDHRKLLHKLRSTQSGSGCSVTEVTVPAKVAPPKLERQSSLKTKLLQYKPNWSVSYTQDIKCDDVVLKISQLAQKRTLNVNLRPVATGNWGCGASKRGDVQLKMVIQWMAASVAGLPYLSYYTAGNEKLSKLDTICRVLKDRKWTVGELAAATLSHARDILEDPFYYNNDRNYCMFFEKLIGLEKVH